The sequence below is a genomic window from Ottowia sp. SB7-C50.
GCGCGCTGCTGACCTACCGCGCGGCGTGGATGCGCGACACACAGCACGGCTCGATGAAAGAGCGCAGCGTGGCCGCGGCGATGGCCAAGATGACCGCCACCGAAAACGCCCAGCGCGTGATCGACATGGCGCTGCAAATGCACGGCGGGCGCGGCGTCGAAGTGGGCGCCAAGGTCGAATCGCTGTACCGCGACATCCGCAGCCTGCGCATCTACGAAGGCGCGACCGAGGTGCAGCAGTTGATCATCGGCAAGGCGGTGTTGCAGTGACTTCAGTAGGGCGTGCTGACTTTCTCTCTCTCCCGCGTGCGGGAGCGGGTTGGGGTGAGGGTGCCTTTCTCCTTTCCCTCCTGGGGGACGGCAGGGTTGGGGGCCAACCGCGCCCGCTGATGACGCTACGTCCCCTTACCCTCGCCCCCGGATCGAGTCCGGGGCAGGCTCTCTCCCCAGCGGGGCGAGAGCGCAAATCCCCGGTCACGTTCGCATGGAGCTGCCCATGACCACACCCAGCGCCCAGACCGACCGCTTTGTGCACGACCGCCTGCCGCCGCGCGACCAGTGGCCGGCGTTTCGCTACGACCTGCCCGAGCTGCAGTTCCCCGATCAGGTCAATCTGGTGCAGCGCCTGCTGGACGACGCAGTGGACCTGAAGGGCTGGGGCGAGCGGCCGCTGCTGCGCTCACCGCAAGTGACGTTCACGTACGCCGAAACGCGCGAGCGCGTGAATCGCATCGCCAACTATCTTGTCCACGATCTGAAGCTGCAGCCCGGCAACCGCGTGCTGCTGCGCGGCGGCAACTCCATCGGCATGGCGCTGTCGTGGCTGGCGGTGGTCAAGGCCGGGTTGGTGGCGGTGGCCACGATGCCGTTGCTGCGCGCGCTGGAACTGGGCAAGGTGATCGGCAAGGCACAACCTGTGGCTGCCATCTGCGACGCGCGCTTGCTGCCCGAGCTGGAGCAGGCGCAGGCCGCGCAGCCGGGCGTGCTGCGCCACATCGTGCGCTTTGGCGCCGCGGATGACCCGCAGGATCTGGGCGCGCTTGCGGCGCGCCAGCCGGCCAGCTTCACCGCCTGCGCCACCGCGGCCGACGACATCGCGCTGCTTGCCTTTACCAGCGGCACCACCGGCGCGCCCAAGGCCGTGGTGCACACGCATCGCGACGTGCTGGCCGCGTGCGAATGCTGGCCGCGTCACGTGCTGCGCGCCACACCGGATGACGTGGTCACCGGATCGCCGCCGCTGGCCTTCACCTTCGGGCTGGGCGGGTTGCTGCTGTTTCCGATGTGGGCGGGCGCCAGCATCTATTACCCCGACGTGCCCTACAACCCCGAAACCATGGTGCGCCAGATGCGCGAGCACGGCGTCACCACCTGCTACACCGCGCCCACGTTCTATCGCCAGATGGCGCCACACGCCCGGGCCATCGGCATCCCCACATTGCGCACCTGCGTCAGCGCGGGCGAGGCCTTGCCGGACGCCACGCGCCAGCTGTGGAAAGACGCCACCGGCATAGAGATGCTGGACGGCATCGGCGCCACCGAGATGTTCCACATCTTCATCTCGTCGGACGGCGCCGATGTGCGGCGGGGCGCTATCGGAAAAGTCGTGCCCGGCTACCAGGCCAAGGTGGTGGACGACGAGGGCCGCGAAGTGCCGCGCGGCACGGTCGGCAAGCTGGCGGTGATCGGCCCCACGGGTTGCCGCTACATGGACGACGCGCGCCAGACGCGCTATGTGCCGGATGGTTGGAACCGCCCCGGCGACGCCTTTGTGCAGGACGCCGACGGCTACTTTCACTACCAGGCGCGCGACGACGACATGATCATCACCGCCGGCTACAACGTCGGCGGCCCCGAGGTCGAGGACTGCCTGCTGACGCACCCGGCCGTGGCCGAATGCGGCGTGATCGGCAAGCCCGACGACGAGCGCGGCATGGTGATCAAGGCCGTGGTCGTGCTGAAAGCCGGCCACGCGGGCGACGCCGCCATGGTCAAGGCGCTGCAGGACCACGTGAAGAGCAGCATCGCGCCCTACAAGTACCCGCGCGAGATTGAATTTGTCACCGCGCTGCCGCGCACCGAAACCGGCAAGCTGCAGCGCTTCAAGTTGAGGGAGAAGTCTCCCCCCCTGAGGCGCTTCGCGCCTTCCCCCCGGCAGGGGGGACAGCGCTGGTGGCCGGCACAGGTCCGGCCACGGCGTTCCGGCATGGCCTGCTCCGCGGCCCTTTGTGCAGTGGATGGGTACGGTGTTTGTTTCACGTGGTGCGTATGCGCGCAGAAATTCTGGAGTATGGATATGAGGAAGGTTCTTCACCCCGCCGACTGGGCGCCCGCCAAGGGCTACGCCAATGGCATCGCCGCGCGCGGCACCCAAATCTATGTGGGCGGCCAGATCGGCTGGAACGCGCAGCAGCAGTTTGAAAGCGACGACTTCATCGCGCAGACGCGGCAGGCGCTCATCAACATCGTCGACGTGCTGAAAGTGGCCGGGGCCGGCCCCGAGCACATGGTGCGCATGACCTGGTACGTGGTCAGCCGCGACGAATACAACAGCCGCCTGAAGGAACTGGGCGGCGTGTACCGCGAAGTGATCGGCAAGAACTTTCCCGCCATGAGCTGCGTGCAGGTCGCGGGGCTGATGGAGGCGCGCGCCAAGGTGGAGATCGAGGTGACGGCGGTGCTGCCCGATGCGCCTTGAGGAACGACGGCGAGGTCAGGCCCGTGGGTCCGACGCGACTGGCTGAAATGAGGTAAGTTGCGGGGTCCGCCAAGCCCCGAGCCGCCATGTCCCTGAAGCCTCCTGCGGCCGATCTCATCGATCGGCTGGTCCTTGCCAACCGCATCCTCTACGACCAGGGCATCGTCGATGGCCTTGGCCATGCCAGCGTGCGGCACGACAGCGAACCCGGCGTGTTTCTGCTGTCGTGCAACCGGGCGCCCGGACTGGTGCGGCGGCGTGACATCACTTGCTACGATTTTGATGGCAACGCCGTTTCGGCCGACTCCGAGCGGCCGTACCTGGAAAGATTCATCCACGCCGAGATCTACCGCGCGCGGCCCGACGTGATGGCCGTGGTGCACAGCCATTCGCCCAGCGTCATTCCATTCGCCATCACGCGCCACGCGCTGAAGCCGGTCTATCACATGGCGGGTTTTCTGGGCAGTGGGTCGGCGCACTTCGACATTCGTGACGCGGGCGGCGACACCGACATGCTGATCCGCAGCAGCTATCTGGGCCAGGCACTGGCGCGCTCGCTCGGCCAGCACAACTGCGTGTTGATGCGCGGCCATGGCTCGACGGTGGTCGGCACGTCGCTGGAGCAGGTGGTGTACCGCGCCATCTATACCGAAATGAACGCGCGCCTGCAGTTGGCTGCGCAGCCGCTGGGCGACATCACCTTCCTGAACGCGCAGGAAGCGCAGCTGTCGTCGGAGATGAACGACGGGCAGATTCCCCGCTCGTGGAACCTGTGGGTGCAGCGGCTGGGCGCGGTCGACCTGGATCAATGAAAGGACCCAACATGCGACGCAACTTCATCACCGCCGTGGTCGGCGCCCTGCTGGTCTGCGGCGCCGCGCAGGCGCAGACCGAAGCCTACCCGACGCGCGGCGTGCGCATCGTCGTGCCGTATGCCACGGGCGGCGGCTCCGACATCCTGGCGCGCCAGATCGGCGCTGGCCTGCAGCAGGCCTGGGGGCAGGGCGTGGCGGTGGACAACAAGGCCGGCGCCTCGGGCAACATCGGCTCGCAGGAAGTGGTGCGCGCCAAGCCGGACGGCTACACCCTGCTGCTGCAGAACTCGACCATGGTGACCAACCTGGGGCTCACGGGAAAGCTGCCGTACGACGCCGAAAAGGACCTCACACCCATCCTGCTGCTGGGCATCACCCCCATTGCGCTGGCCGCGCACCCCGGCGCGCAGATCGGCAGCGTGAACGATCTGGTCGCTGCCGCCAAGGCGCGGCCCAACACGCTCAGCTACGGCTCCTGCGGCATCGGCACGCCGCAGCACTTCGTGATGGAACTGCTCAAGCAGAAGACGGGCGTGCCGGCCGCGCACGCCGGCTACAAGGGGTGTTCGCCCGCGCTGACGGATGTGGTGGGCGGCCAGATTCCGCTGGCCATCGTCAGTGCCAACCTGGTGGCGCCCTATGCCAAGGACAACCGCCTGCGCGTGGTGGGGGTGTCGTCGGCCAGGCGGTATGCCTTGCTGCCGGATGCGGCCACCTTTGAGGAGCAGGGCTTCAAGCCGTTCGACTTCTCGATCTGGTACGCGCTGATGGGGCCGGCCCACATGCCGCCCGCGGTGGTCGCCAAGGTGGCCGCCGACGTCAGCAAGATCATGGCCGACCCGGCCGTGCGGGCCACCTTGTCGAACGCGGGCGTGGAGCCGAGCGTGGGCAGCGCGCAGGAACTGGCGCGCGTCATCAAGGCCGACGCGCAGCGCTACACGCAGCTGGCCAAATCGGCCGGCATCAAGCCCGAATAGGCGCGGCCAGTTCGTCGCGCGAGCGTGCAAACGCGCGCCAGAACGCCACGTCCTGCGTGCAGGCAAAGTTGATGCGCATCAGCGTGCTGGGCTGGCGCGTGGCGTGGAAGAGCGCGCCGGGCGCCAGCAGGTAGCCGTCGTCCAGCAGGCGCAGCGCCAGCTGGTCGGTGTCGACGCCGGTGTCGACCCAGCCGAACAGCCCCGCCGGCTCGGCGGCAAAGGTGCAGCCATGTTGCAGCGCCAGCTTCACGCTGCGGCTGCGCGCGGTGTCCAGCCGGGTGCGCACGCGCTCGGCATGGCGGCGCAGCTGGCCCTGGTCGATGACCTGGGCGAGGGCGCGCTCCAGCAGCGTGGGCGTGGTCAGGGTGGCCAGCAGTTTGGTGTCCAGCAGCGGCTCGACCAGCGCGGGCGGCGCAGCCAGAAAGCCGACGCGCCAGGCCGGCGCCAGGATCTTGGCGAAGCCGCTGACGTAGACGGTGCGCGCCAGCCCGTCCAGCTGCGCCAGCCGCGTGGCGTGCTCGGCCGCCAGGTGGTGGTAGGTGTCGTCCTCGACGATGTGGAAGTCGTGCTGCTGCGCCAGTTGCAGCAGCCGGTGCGCGCTGGCCGGGCCCAGGCAGTAGCCGGTGGGGTTGTGCAGCACGCTGACGCTGACGAACAGGCGCGGTGCGTCGCGCGTGCCGGCGCGGGCTTCGCAGTGGCGCGCCATCACGTCCAGGTCGGGCCCCTGCGGGCCGCGCGGCACCGGCAGCATGCGCATGCCCAGCGCCGCCAGCCGCGCAAATTCGACCGACCAGCCGGGTTCTTCCACCATCACCGTGTCGCCCGGCTTGAGCAGCGTGCGGCTGACGATGTCGAGCGCCTGGGTGGCGCCCACGGTGGTGACGATCTGCGACGGCGCGGCCTCGATGCCCTGCCGCGCCAGGCGGGCCGACAGCACGCGGCGCAGTTCGGCGTCGCCCTGCGGGTCGCCGTAGCGCACGGTGGCGTCGCGCAGGCCGGCGCCGGCGCTGGCGCGGCGCAGCGCGCTGGCCATGAAGTCGTTGTCCAGCCAGTCGGGCGGCAGCACGCCCATGCCGGGCTGGGGCTTGCCGTCGCGGTCGCCGCTGAACATGCCGCGCATCAGCGTTGCCGCGCTGATGGGCGCGCTTTGGCGGCGGGCCTCGGCGATATCGCCGGTTGCTATTGAATCAGTAGCTGTTCGCGCTGATGCAGCAAGCGCTGGGGCGGCATTTTGGGCCAGATCGCGCACGAAGAAGCCGCGGTTGCGACGCGCTTCGACCAGCCCGTGCGCCAGCAGCTGGTCGTACGCGGCGACCACGGTGGACGGGCTTACGCCCTGCTGGGCCGCGCACTGGCGCACGCTGGGCAGGCGGGTCCCCGGTGCCAGCAGGCGGTCGCGGATGCGCTCGGCAAAGCGGTCGGCCAGCTGGTGGGTCAGGGTCTTGGCGGGGGCGGGATGCAGCATGTCAGGAAGCCGGCGTGGGCGCCGTGTGTCGTGACGCTGAACCATACAGTTCGTGATCTGCGCTTGTCAACTGTATTGACGGTGTGTGGGTGTGCGGCGTTACAGTGGCGCCATGTCCTGGTCCGAATTCACCGCGCTGCTGGCGCTGGCCACCGCGGTCAGCTTCACGCCCGGCCCCAACACCACGCTGTCCACCGCCATAGCAGCCAACCGCGGCCTGCGCAGCGCCATGCACTTTGTCTTGGCGGTGCCGGTGGGTTGGGCCGCGCTGCTGGTGCTGAGCGCGCTGGGCGTGGGCGCGCTGGTGCTGGCGGTGCCTGTGCTGCGCTGGGGCGTGCTGGGCCTGGGCGTGGCTTACATGCTGTGGCTGGCCGCGCG
It includes:
- a CDS encoding RidA family protein, which translates into the protein MREKSPPLRRFAPSPRQGGQRWWPAQVRPRRSGMACSAALCAVDGYGVCFTWCVCAQKFWSMDMRKVLHPADWAPAKGYANGIAARGTQIYVGGQIGWNAQQQFESDDFIAQTRQALINIVDVLKVAGAGPEHMVRMTWYVVSRDEYNSRLKELGGVYREVIGKNFPAMSCVQVAGLMEARAKVEIEVTAVLPDAP
- a CDS encoding class II aldolase/adducin family protein yields the protein MSLKPPAADLIDRLVLANRILYDQGIVDGLGHASVRHDSEPGVFLLSCNRAPGLVRRRDITCYDFDGNAVSADSERPYLERFIHAEIYRARPDVMAVVHSHSPSVIPFAITRHALKPVYHMAGFLGSGSAHFDIRDAGGDTDMLIRSSYLGQALARSLGQHNCVLMRGHGSTVVGTSLEQVVYRAIYTEMNARLQLAAQPLGDITFLNAQEAQLSSEMNDGQIPRSWNLWVQRLGAVDLDQ
- a CDS encoding Bug family tripartite tricarboxylate transporter substrate binding protein encodes the protein MRRNFITAVVGALLVCGAAQAQTEAYPTRGVRIVVPYATGGGSDILARQIGAGLQQAWGQGVAVDNKAGASGNIGSQEVVRAKPDGYTLLLQNSTMVTNLGLTGKLPYDAEKDLTPILLLGITPIALAAHPGAQIGSVNDLVAAAKARPNTLSYGSCGIGTPQHFVMELLKQKTGVPAAHAGYKGCSPALTDVVGGQIPLAIVSANLVAPYAKDNRLRVVGVSSARRYALLPDAATFEEQGFKPFDFSIWYALMGPAHMPPAVVAKVAADVSKIMADPAVRATLSNAGVEPSVGSAQELARVIKADAQRYTQLAKSAGIKPE
- a CDS encoding PLP-dependent aminotransferase family protein produces the protein MLHPAPAKTLTHQLADRFAERIRDRLLAPGTRLPSVRQCAAQQGVSPSTVVAAYDQLLAHGLVEARRNRGFFVRDLAQNAAPALAASARTATDSIATGDIAEARRQSAPISAATLMRGMFSGDRDGKPQPGMGVLPPDWLDNDFMASALRRASAGAGLRDATVRYGDPQGDAELRRVLSARLARQGIEAAPSQIVTTVGATQALDIVSRTLLKPGDTVMVEEPGWSVEFARLAALGMRMLPVPRGPQGPDLDVMARHCEARAGTRDAPRLFVSVSVLHNPTGYCLGPASAHRLLQLAQQHDFHIVEDDTYHHLAAEHATRLAQLDGLARTVYVSGFAKILAPAWRVGFLAAPPALVEPLLDTKLLATLTTPTLLERALAQVIDQGQLRRHAERVRTRLDTARSRSVKLALQHGCTFAAEPAGLFGWVDTGVDTDQLALRLLDDGYLLAPGALFHATRQPSTLMRINFACTQDVAFWRAFARSRDELAAPIRA